The proteins below are encoded in one region of Zymomonas mobilis subsp. pomaceae ATCC 29192:
- the parA gene encoding ParA family partition ATPase, translated as MHVITFLSQKGGSGKTTLSVHTAVRAEAVGKKVCIIDADPQESATTWGMYREKPTPIVATAQASDLDAALSAAEAEGIDLAIIDAPPHAAPTASQIARRSDLILVPIRPSAFDLAAVPAIVDIIRASKSRGAFILSACPFRAPEIEETRLALESYNLPIFPSEIVDRRAFARAVTTGRAVTEFESNGKAAEEIHHLWTWINNTLERI; from the coding sequence ATGCACGTTATTACGTTTTTAAGCCAAAAGGGTGGTAGTGGTAAGACAACACTCTCAGTCCACACAGCTGTGAGAGCCGAGGCTGTCGGTAAGAAAGTCTGCATCATTGATGCAGATCCTCAAGAGAGCGCAACAACTTGGGGGATGTATCGGGAAAAGCCTACACCTATCGTAGCTACTGCTCAAGCTAGTGATCTGGATGCCGCACTTTCAGCAGCTGAGGCAGAAGGTATAGACTTGGCGATTATTGACGCACCACCTCATGCGGCTCCTACTGCTAGTCAGATTGCCCGACGAAGTGATCTTATTCTAGTCCCTATTAGACCGAGCGCTTTTGACTTAGCGGCTGTGCCGGCAATTGTGGATATTATTAGGGCCTCGAAATCGAGAGGCGCTTTTATCCTGTCAGCCTGTCCTTTTCGGGCTCCAGAGATCGAAGAGACACGCCTTGCTTTAGAAAGCTATAATCTGCCTATTTTTCCATCTGAGATTGTTGACCGTCGCGCTTTTGCTCGCGCAGTCACTACCGGACGCGCAGTCACAGAATTTGAAAGTAATGGCAAAGCTGCTGAAGAGATCCATCATTTATGGACTTGGATTAATAATACGTTAGAACGTATATAG
- a CDS encoding OmpA/MotB family protein, translating to MQHKYHIRQEEKEEAESVFVSMTDIMVSFLFIVMLLMAFFASHYSDNQTIHHDPLEIYNAKSENIRHNIIMHLVDAVRADIKKEKIEGLEVSTQGDALRFQGNGLFASGQGGLSGNSLRIIKLLGHHLADFMPCFAVGSKGAVALSCNPDLVMLETVQVEGHTDSNGSHQNNLVLSTTRAISAFNEIVPDSKNNDMPEMLEFQNLLGQPIMAVAGYGEMRPVGNNATVVGRAANRRIDMRFIMYVPPGRDLIPHKVEDIDRISSLLKLQDSKK from the coding sequence ATGCAGCATAAATATCATATACGACAGGAAGAAAAAGAAGAGGCTGAATCAGTATTTGTTTCTATGACAGATATAATGGTTAGTTTTCTTTTTATTGTTATGTTGTTGATGGCATTTTTTGCTAGTCATTATAGTGATAATCAAACTATACATCATGATCCTTTAGAAATTTATAATGCTAAATCTGAAAATATAAGACATAATATTATTATGCATCTTGTGGACGCTGTTCGTGCTGATATCAAAAAAGAAAAAATAGAAGGATTGGAAGTAAGTACTCAAGGTGATGCTTTAAGATTTCAAGGGAATGGACTATTCGCTTCAGGGCAAGGGGGGCTAAGTGGGAATAGCTTAAGAATTATTAAGCTATTAGGCCATCATCTGGCTGATTTTATGCCTTGCTTTGCAGTCGGTTCTAAGGGAGCCGTTGCATTATCTTGTAATCCTGATTTGGTGATGTTGGAAACGGTTCAGGTTGAAGGGCATACCGACTCTAATGGCTCACATCAGAATAACCTCGTTCTCTCTACAACACGAGCCATATCAGCTTTTAATGAAATAGTACCTGACAGTAAAAATAATGATATGCCTGAAATGCTGGAATTCCAGAACTTATTAGGTCAGCCAATTATGGCTGTTGCGGGTTATGGTGAAATGAGGCCAGTTGGAAATAATGCAACTGTAGTGGGCCGAGCTGCTAATCGTCGTATAGACATGCGTTTTATTATGTATGTTCCGCCAGGACGAGATCTAATTCCTCATAAAGTTGAAGATATCGATAGAATTTCTTCATTACTAAAGCTTCAGGATTCAAAAAAATGA
- a CDS encoding type II toxin-antitoxin system YafQ family toxin, with protein sequence MALKRTADSKRASLPRSSDYTKSFLKDWKHLSRSGRYDLNRLKSVMMLLIENDEPLPAEWLDHPLKGEMAAYRECHIGGDFLLIYRIDDSRQPEMVIFVRTGTHSELLE encoded by the coding sequence ATGGCCTTGAAGCGCACAGCAGATAGTAAACGCGCTTCTCTACCGAGGTCCTCCGATTATACCAAAAGTTTCCTAAAGGACTGGAAGCACTTATCACGGTCAGGACGTTATGATCTCAATCGTCTAAAGTCAGTCATGATGCTTCTGATTGAGAATGACGAACCCTTGCCCGCCGAATGGTTAGATCATCCTTTAAAAGGTGAAATGGCCGCATACAGGGAATGTCACATTGGAGGTGACTTTCTGCTCATTTACAGAATAGACGACAGTCGTCAGCCTGAAATGGTCATCTTTGTACGGACAGGGACGCATTCAGAACTCCTAGAATAA
- a CDS encoding type II toxin-antitoxin system RelB/DinJ family antitoxin — MPTAKTMIHVRVADDLKEQVSATLASMGLSVSEAVRLFLHRVVAEQKFPFELRVPNAETRLAMSETDEIIKSRQGRFSNSKELIDGLEAHSR; from the coding sequence ATGCCCACAGCAAAAACAATGATACATGTTAGGGTCGCAGATGACCTAAAAGAACAGGTAAGCGCTACCCTAGCTTCTATGGGCTTGTCGGTTTCCGAAGCTGTCCGGTTATTCCTACATCGTGTTGTAGCAGAACAGAAATTCCCCTTCGAATTACGCGTCCCGAATGCAGAAACACGGCTGGCAATGTCGGAAACTGATGAAATCATCAAAAGCCGCCAAGGTCGTTTTTCCAATTCCAAAGAGTTGATTGATGGCCTTGAAGCGCACAGCAGATAG
- a CDS encoding DEAD/DEAH box helicase: MSFDYSYNNDRVIINIPSRNSKFLGFLQKNKNFQKVDSKNFDLAIAIADISALADELKEPYEIHQKYIILSHRLVGSVDSQTAKILNLPPITDLVLKTDVEGIVGSSSFRLRAEWHRNNQHLTVNRIGSIIETSKGRQRIPAWMMDVLNIADGCRASNNDSIDWDVLARFRQALDLGAENIKDGHASCISMTDFLSGLHVRLADRFSISPNEQGTDFKIIPFSGQKIDDSEEISENIAELKGLYLADFQRKLKQKGVLNTFRLSSNEYLVIDRAAKPVLKLLHQMQEASLEERKVFIRNPLPRLTQAIKQDLYNNGKLSNIDDLLQEELIEKSVLPAFIETIEYNSFSERVIGIGKFVPPDLGINQSTGTTWLPEVFGEEEMKYLRTKTTKELEDLETHLEQAIRNKEETVIWKDMNFSDKPNILNELRCLIISRDKYLEDNHPLEKKENLANTDSDTIVLKTQNNFEEAIYSPAIKPRFSSIPTRIPSSIVTPLKQHQRESFDWQVNAWKFGLSGIFNADEQGLGKTLQTISFLVWLNELMEFDKSRRAPILIVAPTSLLHNWENEVDNHVEKVGLGHIIRLYGRGIDIRRRDGTSGIDTKTGESLLDFEDIMRHFYEGNGHFTCIITTYTTLTNYQHSLSKIPFAVTVFDEIQALKNPASLRSQAARSINADFRIGLTGTPIENSTTDLWAIMDQLVPGHLSSLLDYQRHYSNPTKDNMKDLYQKIFCSTGQRPALALRRLKANVTCDLPSKTRLILPKEMPEVQAKAYDDIRKKLKEGQRGNALKLLHHIRTASVHPAVSSISTDQKFIAQSGRLAATFEILKRIKTRGERALVFIENLKMQYRFAALVRSEFGLERVEIINGQTSISERQKIVDRFQEHLKDSKNKFDLLILGPRAAGTGLTLTAATHVIHLSRWWNPAVEEQCNDRVHRLGQTQPVYVYVPMAIHPYYKSKSFDCLLHNLMQKKRRLAQNILWPMADTANDVSQLQAQLINDENILEVGDCVKNAMIGMYADEDVLCPTPDNNGAFLYI, encoded by the coding sequence ATGAGTTTTGATTATTCATATAATAATGATAGAGTTATCATTAATATTCCTTCTAGAAATTCCAAATTTTTGGGTTTTCTTCAAAAAAATAAAAATTTTCAAAAAGTAGATTCAAAGAACTTTGATTTAGCTATTGCAATAGCTGATATTAGTGCTCTAGCAGATGAATTAAAAGAACCTTATGAAATTCACCAAAAATATATAATTCTTTCACATAGACTTGTTGGTTCTGTCGATTCGCAAACGGCTAAAATACTTAATTTACCACCGATCACTGATCTTGTACTCAAAACGGATGTCGAAGGTATCGTTGGTAGTTCTAGTTTTAGGTTAAGAGCAGAATGGCACAGAAATAACCAGCATCTTACTGTAAACAGAATTGGTTCAATTATTGAGACAAGCAAGGGAAGACAACGGATCCCAGCTTGGATGATGGATGTTCTTAATATTGCGGATGGTTGCCGCGCTTCAAATAATGATTCAATTGATTGGGATGTTTTAGCTCGTTTCCGCCAAGCTTTGGATCTAGGAGCAGAAAATATTAAAGATGGACATGCCTCATGCATATCAATGACTGATTTTTTGTCTGGATTACATGTTCGTCTAGCAGATCGTTTTTCTATTTCTCCAAATGAGCAAGGTACTGATTTTAAAATTATTCCATTCTCTGGCCAAAAAATAGATGATTCCGAAGAAATCTCAGAAAATATAGCAGAATTAAAAGGTCTATATCTTGCTGATTTTCAACGGAAATTAAAACAAAAAGGGGTGTTAAATACCTTTCGGTTATCATCAAATGAGTATCTTGTTATTGATCGTGCCGCAAAGCCTGTTTTGAAACTCTTACATCAAATGCAAGAGGCTTCTTTAGAAGAAAGAAAGGTATTTATTCGTAACCCGCTTCCTCGTCTAACCCAAGCTATTAAGCAAGATTTATATAATAATGGTAAGCTCTCTAACATAGATGATCTTCTTCAAGAAGAATTAATCGAAAAATCTGTTTTGCCAGCTTTTATTGAAACAATAGAATATAATAGTTTTTCTGAACGGGTTATTGGTATAGGTAAATTCGTTCCACCTGATTTAGGTATAAATCAATCTACAGGAACAACATGGCTTCCAGAAGTGTTCGGAGAAGAAGAAATGAAATATCTTCGTACGAAGACTACTAAAGAATTGGAGGATCTAGAAACTCATCTTGAACAAGCGATAAGAAACAAAGAAGAGACTGTAATATGGAAAGATATGAATTTTTCGGACAAGCCGAATATTTTAAATGAATTACGTTGCTTAATAATAAGCCGTGACAAATATTTAGAAGATAACCATCCGTTAGAAAAAAAAGAAAATTTAGCGAATACCGATTCTGATACTATAGTACTTAAAACACAAAATAATTTTGAAGAAGCAATTTATTCCCCAGCTATAAAACCTAGATTTTCATCTATACCAACTAGAATACCATCATCAATTGTTACTCCACTGAAACAACACCAGCGTGAAAGTTTCGACTGGCAAGTAAACGCTTGGAAATTTGGACTATCTGGAATTTTTAATGCTGATGAACAAGGTTTAGGAAAAACACTTCAGACAATCAGCTTTCTTGTTTGGCTAAATGAATTAATGGAATTTGATAAATCCCGTCGAGCTCCAATACTTATTGTCGCACCGACATCTCTGTTGCATAACTGGGAAAATGAGGTAGATAATCATGTCGAAAAGGTAGGGTTAGGACATATTATAAGATTATATGGGAGAGGAATTGATATAAGACGTCGAGATGGCACTTCTGGAATTGATACCAAGACAGGGGAATCGCTACTTGATTTCGAAGATATAATGCGTCATTTTTATGAAGGAAATGGGCATTTTACATGTATTATTACAACGTATACAACTTTAACTAACTATCAGCATTCTCTTTCAAAAATACCTTTTGCTGTTACTGTTTTTGATGAAATACAAGCTTTAAAAAATCCGGCATCTCTCAGATCTCAAGCCGCTCGTTCAATTAATGCTGATTTCCGGATAGGGCTAACCGGAACACCTATTGAAAATTCAACAACGGATCTATGGGCAATTATGGATCAGTTGGTGCCAGGACACTTGAGTTCTCTATTGGATTATCAGAGACACTATAGCAATCCTACCAAAGATAACATGAAGGATCTCTATCAAAAAATTTTTTGTAGCACAGGCCAGCGTCCTGCGCTCGCTTTGCGAAGACTTAAGGCAAATGTAACTTGTGACCTACCTTCTAAAACAAGGCTTATTCTACCTAAAGAAATGCCTGAGGTACAAGCCAAAGCATATGATGATATTCGGAAAAAACTGAAGGAAGGGCAAAGAGGAAACGCCTTAAAACTTTTGCATCATATCCGAACAGCTTCTGTACATCCTGCTGTTTCTTCTATTTCTACGGACCAAAAATTTATTGCACAATCAGGGAGATTGGCTGCTACCTTTGAAATTCTAAAACGAATTAAAACACGGGGGGAACGTGCTTTAGTCTTTATTGAAAATCTTAAAATGCAATATCGTTTTGCAGCGCTCGTTCGTTCTGAATTCGGTTTAGAACGGGTTGAAATTATTAATGGACAAACATCAATCTCAGAACGCCAAAAAATTGTTGATAGGTTTCAAGAACATTTAAAAGATTCAAAAAATAAGTTTGATTTGCTTATTTTAGGGCCTAGAGCGGCTGGTACAGGTTTGACGTTAACAGCAGCAACTCATGTTATTCATCTTTCCCGTTGGTGGAATCCCGCAGTTGAAGAACAATGCAATGATCGTGTCCATAGACTAGGGCAAACGCAACCTGTGTATGTGTATGTGCCTATGGCTATTCATCCTTATTATAAATCTAAAAGTTTTGACTGTCTTCTCCATAATCTAATGCAAAAAAAACGTCGTCTTGCACAGAATATATTATGGCCAATGGCTGATACAGCTAATGATGTAAGTCAATTGCAAGCACAGCTTATAAACGATGAGAATATTTTGGAAGTTGGTGATTGTGTAAAGAATGCAATGATTGGAATGTATGCAGATGAAGATGTTTTATGTCCTACCCCAGATAATAATGGTGCGTTTTTGTATATTTAA
- a CDS encoding EH signature domain-containing protein — protein sequence MTQTGTPLSQILADGVEFSALESISLDSIYCRVRLILDNYDEILPLEKDPEKILAKMLRLIETWDWSNVPLSFPLQVARFVFSQKNINFNIKIICDFLLKEILSSTKSGFLNSMVGIYIETFSKNNIFTPILGEHLFKSRLYLGHQFTDLLIKVPNFFDASTVVTTIAEFIENIDDPWESLKQIGIRHPHAPGLMSEVHSTFVRQIAPKLRERFYIDKLFTWLAPHNNAPLQNGASEALNAIMSVWEKGEPDKEIKKYLIDRITALYGHPQVDRSPVWAEVSEENERRLLHWIMGNDIRFLFQILAEVEKKHMWHDRENFWWTMYESGKIHGLWIAFNPVGFSVAKKRLKTAFTRFAEQTGKSDKSLLIMHIGNNIVVEGTYNFQIHIFNDQDPEAPKLYKPKYNVNSIREKSAKIKIMHQGKGWMDKVYKNL from the coding sequence ATGACCCAAACAGGAACTCCATTGTCACAAATACTTGCTGATGGTGTTGAGTTTTCTGCGCTAGAAAGTATTTCACTTGACTCAATTTATTGCCGAGTGCGGCTTATCTTGGATAACTATGATGAAATTTTACCTCTAGAAAAAGATCCAGAAAAAATTTTAGCAAAAATGCTGCGGCTTATCGAAACATGGGACTGGTCTAATGTTCCTTTAAGCTTTCCTTTACAAGTAGCACGTTTTGTATTTTCACAAAAAAATATAAACTTTAATATTAAAATAATCTGTGATTTCTTACTTAAAGAAATACTATCATCTACTAAATCTGGATTTCTTAACTCTATGGTAGGTATTTATATTGAGACATTTTCAAAAAATAATATTTTTACACCTATTCTGGGTGAACATCTTTTTAAATCTCGTTTATATTTAGGACATCAATTCACAGACCTTTTGATAAAAGTCCCAAATTTTTTTGATGCATCTACAGTAGTTACTACAATTGCAGAATTTATAGAAAATATCGACGATCCATGGGAATCTCTGAAACAAATAGGTATCAGACATCCTCACGCACCGGGGTTGATGTCTGAAGTTCATAGTACTTTTGTGCGGCAAATAGCTCCTAAACTGCGAGAAAGATTTTATATAGACAAACTATTTACGTGGTTAGCTCCACATAATAATGCTCCCCTCCAAAATGGAGCCTCTGAAGCATTAAATGCTATTATGTCAGTGTGGGAAAAAGGCGAACCTGATAAAGAAATAAAAAAGTATCTGATTGATAGAATCACAGCATTGTATGGCCATCCACAAGTTGATCGTTCCCCTGTATGGGCCGAAGTCTCTGAAGAAAATGAGCGCCGTTTACTTCATTGGATTATGGGAAATGATATTCGATTTCTTTTCCAAATTTTGGCAGAGGTTGAGAAAAAACATATGTGGCATGATCGTGAAAATTTTTGGTGGACGATGTATGAATCAGGTAAGATTCATGGGTTATGGATTGCTTTTAATCCTGTAGGGTTTTCTGTGGCCAAAAAGCGATTAAAAACAGCGTTTACTCGATTTGCAGAGCAAACTGGAAAAAGCGATAAATCGCTTCTTATTATGCATATAGGTAATAATATTGTGGTAGAAGGTACTTATAATTTTCAGATTCATATTTTTAATGACCAAGATCCTGAAGCCCCAAAGCTTTACAAACCAAAATATAATGTAAATAGTATTAGAGAAAAATCAGCAAAAATTAAAATTATGCATCAGGGCAAGGGATGGATGGATAAAGTTTATAAAAACTTATAG